In Terriglobia bacterium, a single window of DNA contains:
- the bshA gene encoding N-acetyl-alpha-D-glucosaminyl L-malate synthase BshA, producing the protein MKIGITCYPTYGGSGVVAAELGKELASRGHDVHFISYALPIRLTMTDRIYFHEVEVLSYPLFEYPPYDLVLATKMAEVMTRFDLDVLHVHYAIPHSISAYLAKKMLTDRVVPFVTTLHGTDITLVGNDRSYLPITRFGIEQSDAVTAVSEYLRQRTIQEFQIERPVEVVPNFVDCDIYGRAADRSLRKRFASDDQGILIHISNFRPVKRVEDVIGIFARVRRRINARLLMVGDGPDRPKAEWLAHTHGIQDDVKFVGKQNSMSELLAISDVLLLPSELESFGLVALEAMACEVPVVATNVGGIPEVVRDGIDGYLYEVGDIDSMADGCLSILKNPELRRALGQAARDHAAQEFCASKIVLKYEDLYRRTIEEAHSHR; encoded by the coding sequence ATGAAGATCGGGATCACCTGCTATCCGACGTATGGTGGTAGCGGCGTCGTAGCTGCGGAATTGGGCAAGGAACTGGCATCGCGCGGCCACGACGTGCACTTCATCAGCTACGCGCTTCCAATTCGCCTGACGATGACGGACCGCATTTATTTTCATGAAGTGGAAGTCCTGTCATATCCCCTTTTCGAATATCCCCCATACGACCTGGTTCTTGCGACCAAGATGGCAGAGGTGATGACCCGCTTTGACCTCGACGTTCTCCATGTTCACTATGCCATCCCACATTCGATCAGTGCCTATCTTGCAAAGAAGATGTTGACCGACCGCGTGGTGCCGTTCGTCACAACATTGCACGGTACGGACATTACACTGGTGGGCAATGACCGCTCGTATCTGCCGATCACCCGGTTCGGAATCGAACAGAGCGACGCGGTCACGGCGGTCTCCGAGTACCTGCGCCAGCGCACGATCCAGGAGTTCCAGATCGAACGGCCGGTCGAGGTGGTGCCTAACTTCGTCGATTGCGATATCTATGGCCGCGCGGCTGATCGAAGTCTCCGGAAACGGTTCGCTTCCGACGACCAGGGGATTCTCATCCATATCTCGAATTTCCGTCCGGTCAAACGCGTCGAAGACGTCATCGGCATTTTCGCGCGCGTCCGGCGCCGGATAAATGCGCGTCTTCTGATGGTAGGAGATGGACCCGACCGTCCCAAGGCCGAATGGCTCGCGCATACACACGGGATTCAGGACGACGTCAAATTCGTCGGCAAGCAGAACAGCATGAGCGAATTGCTCGCAATTTCGGATGTGCTGCTGCTTCCGAGCGAGCTGGAATCGTTCGGTCTCGTCGCCCTGGAGGCGATGGCCTGCGAAGTTCCCGTGGTCGCCACAAACGTCGGCGGCATTCCCGAAGTGGTGCGCGACGGTATCGACGGGTACCTGTATGAGGTGGGAGATATTGATTCCATGGCAGATGGTTGCCTTTCCATCCTCAAAAACCCTGAGCTCCGCCGTGCGCTTGGCCAGGCTGCGAGGGACCATGCAGCCCAGGAGTTTTGTGCAAGCAAGATTGTTCTAAAGTATGAGGACCTTTACCGCCGGACCATCGAGGAAGCCCATTCCCACCGCTAA